The proteins below come from a single Periophthalmus magnuspinnatus isolate fPerMag1 chromosome 7, fPerMag1.2.pri, whole genome shotgun sequence genomic window:
- the tasorb gene encoding protein TASOR yields the protein MALNPKALGNKDTDCTTTGGPSADGGGSQKNPTATSASANQNGDQPGCGDRVMPEHEAPERRRTTQTDARSFSGSPLPGQRPNDELPRKNFQIPRKIRERKGLYQFLPPDSREFEDLVKTISSFYLDSASRGTFTYCKARLIHNELLEKEFVEKRREMKQEGRNEPELAESYCFLYPDKSKLQWICEKGLSVGHSRITTLGNPSSGVYLSKYSDLLQINPFEAGSFGDMIVFKVMRGRIKHIHENMPKNAIEPTPKFDCHLSKRANRVTSLLSYRAFEHTQQYFFEFAFDEIKTRPRHVCPYAVVSFQYKGKEGVTTPMSAHRFNTIAPEGSRGKSCYTVWSGPLVNKSEELFPVCLRSSRPYLPFKLSEKLEMNQGMQLEQVKRKIPSILFSSETYLTSREVTRCGMWCSLFDVLEGKGKPSRGSLAALVNKLERDRLVLVKSLFDRGFLFLLSSAQMHDSKERWGKVERNLQALFIFQEPRIVAKYSSRMGEPEPLFMEPHSAILSSAEPFIPGIHYSMFKLRPNPGKDMSSGVERQTTDYLTRMESATVRPFILPDYKSNVDDRVNPLLTPTRSKYNMDAALRTYVHNSNNYMLPLNKAKGIIERIHNPVPVVEETAVPEYSPVSDWGGSDRGSDRAEKPPEKLQQERAPPDKRPDKKKPGIAHSNGGQAGHKTQTDHVSPGQKTPMTQNEYDEEKMKKLLKLIQLHKKTRVKEPGNEEEEEEDWTSDINTLKRKYEGEERGGPKKHQRKDSLSNGEPSRGSQGRDFGHEGGKTDNLISVMEHIGYDTDLRTHNTQGSAVSETQNLLKILLATLNKAVAQGSLPNQDDAGSERTGSVTPNVDQRKINEHPTHTNYAEEDMECSPGSPFSAGSPIEPAHTSDELNLAASNSEDKEQLSLELLKKLKAELKAEIKPELKPDIKPEIKQEVKTEVEPEQIHSKAKVPPVAEVIKTSPLPALPVVEEIPTMRPSISLDTILNQEVYSLTSDIKSLMQSHHISYTSKLPPQLTKRHCWQPNSGFSEFVVPYTSPVSVESYVKVLSERIGKLISAPSEEDSSPHPPISMPDLNAPSTTPNQSTATPEPSSSTSSTTAAVKPGPVKDKPSSTKVKCEARKRHEKKEMYSPTQVTADSPDVYRDDQNPPSGGGLLAGSLIGQLKPEVFSSLVEIFKDVTKNTVKFFIYSGDETEESTVCKEIKEYLISLGNSESSPQTFLENSGSLDKLLIIIQNEHIAAHVHKIPALVSLKKLPSVSFAGVDSLDDVKNHTYNELFVSGGFMVSDEFVLNPDSITQDRLQGLLKFLEEQSTPEHPWQWKVHCKSQKKLKEMGRLNANAMGLLNLLNAYQKKHLVEFLPYHECDTVSRQAPDLDCLIKLQAQHTQQRHLIFLTERPFEMFLQYSRNGIVIASIDDVMNSFHSLIGSINQNELPTPPSTVVNDECVEEDMSIDSEDDGEAPGVADEQSQEGEKLAQPPLPDKEEFRPPLPEQQATPSMTPSLCDYSALKSVISQFKAVNQISAADFGSLSPGGFPVNPHQSFLCPSASWSSYTGTSSYNASPAYPASPCSSTQEVEYRPLVTTAATAPTTPAPVTAEPLANLALLPLEVKPPPPPHLMMLGHTYSSDSTGTETAGASPLPALRPFSESMDTVQSTYTAGITSNVPGAMGDRTLGSGPGEGVWGTPLCVETSSELMGGSTPSSQGDRTPLNSDKPGPALGVPPADTRGSCIPRPRMPPPPPHSACGAGYGGFVPGHGPMEHGVLRGAMSPGPGSGFRGRGPAPGGHWPRPMRGGGPGGPPCYWGFQGGRGGGQNYYSDYSYSHNYAPE from the exons ATGGCCCTGAACCCCAAAGCACTGGGTAACAAAGACACGGATTGCACCACAACGGGCGGGCCTAGTGCGGACGGCGGTGGATCTCAGAAGAATCCTACCGCCACCTCGGCCTCAGCCAACCAAAATGGCGATCAGCCTGGATGTGGAGACCGTGTAATGCCCGAACATGAAGCCCCTGAACGGCGAAGGACTACTCAAACAGACGCCCGGAGCTTTAGCGGTTCTCCTTTACCGGGCCAGAGACCAAATGACGAGCTGCCACGGAAAAATTTCCAAATCCCGAGGAAGATACGAGAACGGAAAG GCTTGTACCAGTTTCTACCTCCAGACAGTAGAGAGTTTGAGGACCTCGTGAAGACCATTTCGTCCTTCTACCTGGACTCTGCATCACGGGGAACCTTTACGTACTGCAAAGCCAGACTCATCCACAATGAGCTGCTGGAGAAAGAA TTTGTTGAGAAGCGGAGAGAAATGAAGCAGGAAGGTCGAAATGAACCCGAACTGGCAGAATCATACTGCTTTCTATATCCTGATAAATCTAAA CTCCAGTGGATCTGTGAAAAGGGTTTGTCTGTTGGACACTCGAGGATTACTACTCTTGGCAATCCTTCATCTG gtGTTTACCTTTCCAAGTATTCAGATTTATTACAAATTAATCCATTTGAGGCCGGATCATTTGGGGACATGATAGTTTTCAAAGTCATGAGG GGTCGAATAAAGCACATTCACGAGAACATGCCTAAAAACGCCATTGAACCTACCCCTAAGTTTGACTGTCATCTGTCCAAACGTGCCAATAGAGTTACATCGTTGCTGTCATACAGGGCTTTTGAGCACACACAG caatatttTTTTGAGTTTGCTTTTGATGAAATAAAGACAAGACCCCGGCATGTGTGCCCCTATGCTGTGGTTTCCTTCCAGTACAAAGGCAAAGAGGGCGTGACAACTCCTATGTCTGCACACAG GTTTAACACCATTGCACCAGAAGGAAGTAGAG GGAAGAGCTGCTACACTGTTTGGAGTGGGCCACTAGTGAACAAGAGTGAAGAGTTATTCCCTGTTTGTTTACGGTCGTCACGGCCTTACCttccctttaaact atCTGAAAAGCTAGAGATGAACCAGGGCATGCAGCTGGAGCAGGTGAAGAGGAAGATACCCTCAATATTATTTTCTTCAGAGACCTACCTTACATCACGCGAAG TGACGAGGTGTGGGATGTGGTGCAGCTTGTTTGACGTTCTGGAAGGAAAAGGCAAACCCAGCAGAGGCAGCCTGGCAGCTCTAGTCAACAAACTGGAGAGGGACAGACTG GTGCTAGTGAAGTCGTTGTTTGATCGGGgttttctcttcctcctgtccTCAGCTCAGATGCACGATTCCAAAG agCGCTGGGGGAAGGTTGAGAGAAACCTGCAAGCATTATTCATTTTTCAGGAGCCCAGAATAGTTGCTAAGTATT CGTCCCGGATGGGTGAACCCGAGCCACTGTTTATGGAGCCTCACTCTGCAATCCTGTCCTCTGCGGAGCCCTTCATCCCAGGAATCCATTACTCCATGTTTAAACTTCGGCCCAACCCTGGCAAAGACATGAGCTCTGGTGTGGAGCGTCAGACCACAGACTATCTGACACGCATGGAGTCTGCCACAGTGCGTCCCTTCATCCTGCCCGATTACAAAAGCAATGTGGACGACAGGGTGAACCCCCTGTTAACACCTACCAGATCCAAATACAACATGGACGCTGCTCTACGAACATACGTCCATAACTCTAATAATTACATGTTACCTCTAAACAAAGCCAAGGGCATCATTGAGAGGATACATAACCCAGTCCCTGTTGTTGAAGAAACGGCAGTGCCAGAGTACAGTCCCGTGTCTGATTGGGGTGGTTCAGATCGGGGTTCAGATCGAGCTGAGAAACCCCCCGAGAAATTGCAGCAGGAAAGAGCTCCACCGGACAAGCGACCAGACAAGAAGAAGCCTGGCATAGCTCATTCAAATGGTGGGCAGGCAGGGCACAAGACACAAACTGACCATGTGTCTCCAGGTCAAAAAACGCCCATGACCCAGAATGAGTATGATGAagagaaaatgaagaaattacTCAAACTCATTCAGCTTCATAAGAAAACGCGAGTGAAGGAACCGGgaaacgaggaggaggaggaggaggactggaCCTCTGACATCAACActttaaagaggaaatatgaaggggaggagcgaggagggcCAAAAAAACACCAGCGCAAAGATTCACTAAGCAACGGAGAGCCCAGTCGAG GATCCCAGGGGCGCGACTTTGGACATGAAGGTGGAAAGACGGACAATCTGATCTCAGTAATGGAGCATATCGGTTATGACACAGACCTCAGAACGCACAACACACAGGGTTCGGCCGTCAGTGAGACCCAAAACCTGCTCAAGATTCTGCTGGCCACTCTCAACAAAGCTGTGGCCCAGGGTTCATTGCCAAACCAAGATGATGCAGGATCTGAGAGGACAGGCTCTGTCACCCCCAATGTTGACCAAAGGAAAATAAATGAACATCCAACACACACAAATTACGCTGAG GAGGACATGGAATGTAGCCCTGGAAGTCCATTCAGTGCTGGGTCGCCAATTGAGCCAGCTCACACGTCAGATGAGCTCAACTTGGCTGCATCAAATTCTGAAG ACAAAGAGCAGCTGTCGTTGGAGCTACTGAAGAAACTGAAGGCGGAGTTAAAAGCAGAAATCAAACCTGAACTTAAGCCTGACATTAAACCAGAGATAAAGCAAGAAGTGAAGACTGAGGTGGAACCAGAGCAGATTCACTCAAAGGCCAAGGTGCCCCCAGTGGCAGAAGTGATAAAGACCAGTCCACTGCCAGCATTACCTGTGGTGGAGGAAATCCCTACCATGAGACCCTCCATCAGCCTAGACACTATTCTAAACCAGGAAGTATACAGCCTGACATCAGACATCAAAAGCCTTATGCAAAGTCACCACATTTCCTATACCTCAAAGCTGCCTCCACAGTTAACCAAGAGGCACTGCTGGCAGCCCAACAGTGGCTTTTCGGAGTTTGTTGTTCCTTACACTAGTCCTGTATCGGTTGAAAGCTATGTAAAAGTACTGAGCGAAAGGATAGGCAAGCTAATCTCTGCTCCGTCAGAAGAGGATTCTTCTCCTCATCCCCCCATCTCTATGCCTGATCTCAATGCACCCTCCACAACCCCCAACCAGTCCACAGCTACACCTGAGCCCTCTTccagtacttcatccaccactgctgctGTTAAACCAGGCCCAGTCAAAGATAAGCCATCATCCACTAAGGTCAAATGTGAGGCTCGTAAAAGGCACGAGAAGAAGGAGATGTACTCGCCTACTCAAGTTACTGCCGACTCTCCGGACGTTTACCGTGACGACCAGAACCCTCCTTCGGGCGGTGGGCTGCTGGCCGGGAGCCTCATCGGTCAGCTCAAACCGGAAGTGTTCAGCAGCCTGGTGGAGATCTTCAAGGATGTCACCAAGAACACTGTCAAGTTTTTCATCTATTCTGGAGACGAGACTGAGGAAAGCACTGTCTGCAAAGAGATCAAG GAGTACTTGATCAGCCTGGGCAACAGTGAGAGCAGCCCTCAGACGTTTCTGGAGAACAGTGGCAGTTTAGATAAACTCCTGATCATCATTCAGAATGAACACATCGCTGCCCACGTGCATAAG ATCCCAGCATTAGTGTCTTTAAAGAAGCTGCCTTCGGTGAGTTTTGCTGGAGTGGATTCTCTGGACGACGTCAAAAACCACACTTATAATGAACTCTTTGTATCCGGTGGCTTCATGGTGTCTGATGAGTTTGTCCTCAACCCTGACTCTATCACCCAGG ATCGTTTGCAAGGGCTACTTAAATttttagaggagcagagcaccCCGGAACACCCCTGGCAGTGGAAGGTGCATTGCAAGTCACAGAAGAAACTGAAGGAAATGGGCAG GCTCAATGCAAATGCGATGGGGCTGTTGAATCTCCTAAATGCGTATCAGAAGAAGCACTTGGTAGAGTTTTTGCCTTATCATGAATGCGACACGGTGTCACGGCAGGCTCCAGACCTCGACTGTCTCATAAAACTACAAGCTCAGCACACACAGCAGCGCCACCTTATTTTTCTCACAG AGCGCCCATTTGAGATGTTTCTTCAGTATTCCAGGAATGGGATAGTGATAGCAAGCATTGATGATGTCATGAACAGTTTCCACAGTCTGATTGGTTCCATCAATCAAAATGAGCTTCCCACGCCTCCTTCTACTG TAGTGAATGATGAATGTGTGGAGGAGGACATGTCCATTGACTCTGAGGATGATGGTGAAGCACCTGGGGTCGCAGATGAACAAAGCCAAGAGGGAGAGAAGCTAGCGCAGCCTCCACTTCCTGACAAAGAGGAGTTTCGCCCTCCTCTCCCAGAGCAGCAGGCCACCCCGAGCATGACCCCCTCTCTGTGTGACTACAGCGCCCTCAAAAGTGTCATCTCCCAGTTTAAAGCGGTAAACCAGATCTCAGCTGCAGACTTTGGCAGTTTATCCCCTGGGGGATTCCCCGTCAACCCTCATCAGAGCTTCCTTTGCCCCTCTGCCTCCTGGTCGTCATACACTGGCACCTCCAGCTACAACGCGTCCCCAGCTTACCCCGCCTCTCCCTGCAGCAGCACACAGGAAGTTGAGTACCGGCCCTTGGTCACAACCGCAGCCACAGCGCCCACTACCCCTGCACCTGTTACAGCCGAACCATTAGCAAACTTGGCATTGTTACCGCTCGAAGTTAAACCTCCACCCCCACCTCATCTCATGATGTTGGGCCACACGTACAGCTCAGACAGCACAGGGACAGAGACTGCAGGCGCTTCTCCTCTACCTGCTCTACGGCCCTTTTCAGAAAGTATGGACACAGTTCAATCAACCTACACGGCAGGCATCACTTCAAATGTTCCCGGGGCAATGGGGGACAGGACACTGGGGAGTGGGCCTGGGGAGGGGGTGTGGGGGACGCCTCTCTGTGTGGAGACCAGTAGTGAACTGATGGGAGGCAGCACTCCCAGTAGTCAGGGGGACAGGACTCCATTGAACTCTGACAAGCCTGGTCCAGCTTTGGGTGTTCCTCCAGCAGACACCAGGGGGAGCTGTATACCCAGGCCTAGAatgcctcctccacctccacattCAGCATGTGGAGCAGGCTACGGTGGGTTTGTGCCTGGACATGGACCCATGGAGCATGGTGTTTTACGGGGTGCTATGAGCCCAGGGCCTGGGAGCGGTTTCCGGGGACGGGGACCTGCTCCTGGAGGACACTGGCCCCGGCCTATGCGGGGTGGGGGTCCAGGAGGACCACCCTGTTACTGGGGCTTTCAGGGAGGTAGAGGCGGAGGACAGAATTACTACTCGGACTACTCATACTCTCACAATTACGCTCCTGAATAG
- the asb14b gene encoding dynein axonemal heavy chain 12 isoform X1, which translates to MNTETEDDFYQSDDNFDDDEDEATQYIIEQSLIQYRKLKGLNPSDLKAGEDPHEIYKAIKEGDEDSLIRLTIQPETLCKVDERGWIPLHEAAVQNNKHILEIIFSASPPGAAQCRTLKGETSLFLAIVHGLRENATFLLQNGSSPDTQNDEQDSPLVAAILNDQYDLATLLLRYNANVDQTGPLNRTALHESAFLGLENFVYLLLESGANPNACDIKQKTPLALATQNGHLNVVEVLLQKGANVKCESESGTVLFDAAASGNPDIISLLLDHGADPNRPLYSGHLPIHRVAYHGHILALDKLIPVTDLYAVKDSGMSPLHSAAAGGHAHCVDLLLKAGYDPNFMLHPRVRRNYDDERRSALFFAVSNSDLQCSRLLLEAGAMVNQDPVNCLQVALRQGNYEMINILLKFGANVNYYSRINTTHFPSALQYALKDEIMLRMILNHGYDVKRCFDCPYGDSSHDYAPWASAVIKDMVFCEVITVSWLRHLSGQVVRIMLDYTDNVSFCTKLKDTLQDQKQWPEICDIKRNARSLKHLCRLHIRQHLSRLRLRAPYFINFLPLPPRLKDYLRYKEYDVYNRGIMGAT; encoded by the exons atgaacactgaAACGGAAGATGATTTTTATCAGTCAGACGACAActttgatgatgatgaagatgaggcAACCCAATACATAATAGAGCAAAGCCTTATCCAATACAGGAAACTCAAAGGGCTTAATCCAAG TGATCTGAAAGCAGGTGAAGATCCACATGAGATCTACAAAGCTATCAAAGAGG GTGATGAAGACTCTCTGATAAGACTGACCATCCAACCTGAGACACTGTGTAAAGTGGATGAGCGTGGATGGATTCCACTACATGAAGCAGCAGTGCAGAACAACAAACACATCCTTGAGATCATCTTTTCAG CGTCGCCCCCTGGTGCTGCACAATGTCGAACCCTGAAGGGTGAGACGTCACTGTTTTTGGCCATTGTCCATGGACTCAGGGAGAATGCCACATTCCTCCTACAGAATGGCAGTAGCCCAGACACCCAGAATGATGAGCAGGACTCTCCTTTAGTCGCTG CTATTTTGAATGATCAGTACGACTTGGCCACTCTGCTTCTACGTTATAATGCCAATGTTGATCAGACTGGGCCACTGAACCGGACAGCTCTTCATGAGTCTGCATTTCTAGGCCTGGAGAACTTTGTCTATCTGCTTCTGGAGTCTGGGGCCAATCCAAATGCATGTGACATAAAACAGAAAACTCCTCTTGCCCTGGCTACTCAAAACGGGCATCTTAATGTGGTAGAAGTTCTACTACAGAAAg gagCTAATGTAAAATGTGAATCAGAGTCAGGCACCGTTTTGTTTGATGCGGCTGCCTCGGGAAATCCTGACATCATATCCCTGTTGTTGGATCATGGAGCAGATCCTAACCGACCTCTCTACAGCGGACACCTGCCCATACATCGTGTGGCCTACCATGGACACATACT AGCTCTGGATAAGCTGATCCCAGTGACAGACCTGTATGCAGTCAAGGACAGTGGCATGAGTCCTCTCCACTCTGCAGCTGCTGGAGGACATGCTCACTGTGTAGACCTGCTGCTCAAAGCTGGCTATGATCCAAACTTCATGCTCCACCCACGAGTCCGCCGCAACTATGACGACGAACGGAGATCTGCTCTCTTCTTTGCCGTGTCCAACAGTGACCTCCAGTGCAGTCGCCTGTTGCTCGAGGCTGGAGCTATGGTAAACCAGGATCCAGTGAACTGCTTACAGGTGGCTCTTCGACAGGGCAACTATGAAATGATCAACATTTTGTTAAAGTTTGGGGCAAATGTGAACTACTACTCAAGGataaacacaacacacttcCCCTCTGCTCTTCAGTACGCTTTAAAAGATGAGATTATGCTTAGGATGATTCTGAACCATGGTTATGATGTTAAACGCTGCTTTGACTGTCCATATGGTGACAGCTCCCATGATTATGCACCATGGGCATCTGCTGTCATAAAAGACATGGTG TTCTGTGAAGTAATAACTGTATCCTGGTTAAGACACCTGTCTGGTCAGGTTGTGCGCATCATGCTTGACTACACTGACAATGTGTCTTTTTGCACTAAGCTCAAAGACACCTTACAAGACCAGAAGCAGTGGCCAGAAATTTGTGACATTAAAA GAAACGCGAGAAGTCTGAAGCATCTGTGCCGGTTACATATACGACAGCATCTCAGCCGCCTTCGCTTGAGAGCTCCATATTTTATAAATTTCCTTCCACTTCCTCCAAGGCTGAAAGACTATCTGCGTTACAAGGAGTATGATGTCTACAACAGAGGGATCATGGGAGCCACATAG
- the asb14b gene encoding dynein axonemal heavy chain 12 isoform X2, with the protein MNTETEDDFYQSDDNFDDDEDEATQYIIEQSLIQYRKLKGLNPSDLKAGEDPHEIYKAIKEGDEDSLIRLTIQPETLCKVDERGWIPLHEAAVQNNKHILEIIFSAILNDQYDLATLLLRYNANVDQTGPLNRTALHESAFLGLENFVYLLLESGANPNACDIKQKTPLALATQNGHLNVVEVLLQKGANVKCESESGTVLFDAAASGNPDIISLLLDHGADPNRPLYSGHLPIHRVAYHGHILALDKLIPVTDLYAVKDSGMSPLHSAAAGGHAHCVDLLLKAGYDPNFMLHPRVRRNYDDERRSALFFAVSNSDLQCSRLLLEAGAMVNQDPVNCLQVALRQGNYEMINILLKFGANVNYYSRINTTHFPSALQYALKDEIMLRMILNHGYDVKRCFDCPYGDSSHDYAPWASAVIKDMVFCEVITVSWLRHLSGQVVRIMLDYTDNVSFCTKLKDTLQDQKQWPEICDIKRNARSLKHLCRLHIRQHLSRLRLRAPYFINFLPLPPRLKDYLRYKEYDVYNRGIMGAT; encoded by the exons atgaacactgaAACGGAAGATGATTTTTATCAGTCAGACGACAActttgatgatgatgaagatgaggcAACCCAATACATAATAGAGCAAAGCCTTATCCAATACAGGAAACTCAAAGGGCTTAATCCAAG TGATCTGAAAGCAGGTGAAGATCCACATGAGATCTACAAAGCTATCAAAGAGG GTGATGAAGACTCTCTGATAAGACTGACCATCCAACCTGAGACACTGTGTAAAGTGGATGAGCGTGGATGGATTCCACTACATGAAGCAGCAGTGCAGAACAACAAACACATCCTTGAGATCATCTTTTCAG CTATTTTGAATGATCAGTACGACTTGGCCACTCTGCTTCTACGTTATAATGCCAATGTTGATCAGACTGGGCCACTGAACCGGACAGCTCTTCATGAGTCTGCATTTCTAGGCCTGGAGAACTTTGTCTATCTGCTTCTGGAGTCTGGGGCCAATCCAAATGCATGTGACATAAAACAGAAAACTCCTCTTGCCCTGGCTACTCAAAACGGGCATCTTAATGTGGTAGAAGTTCTACTACAGAAAg gagCTAATGTAAAATGTGAATCAGAGTCAGGCACCGTTTTGTTTGATGCGGCTGCCTCGGGAAATCCTGACATCATATCCCTGTTGTTGGATCATGGAGCAGATCCTAACCGACCTCTCTACAGCGGACACCTGCCCATACATCGTGTGGCCTACCATGGACACATACT AGCTCTGGATAAGCTGATCCCAGTGACAGACCTGTATGCAGTCAAGGACAGTGGCATGAGTCCTCTCCACTCTGCAGCTGCTGGAGGACATGCTCACTGTGTAGACCTGCTGCTCAAAGCTGGCTATGATCCAAACTTCATGCTCCACCCACGAGTCCGCCGCAACTATGACGACGAACGGAGATCTGCTCTCTTCTTTGCCGTGTCCAACAGTGACCTCCAGTGCAGTCGCCTGTTGCTCGAGGCTGGAGCTATGGTAAACCAGGATCCAGTGAACTGCTTACAGGTGGCTCTTCGACAGGGCAACTATGAAATGATCAACATTTTGTTAAAGTTTGGGGCAAATGTGAACTACTACTCAAGGataaacacaacacacttcCCCTCTGCTCTTCAGTACGCTTTAAAAGATGAGATTATGCTTAGGATGATTCTGAACCATGGTTATGATGTTAAACGCTGCTTTGACTGTCCATATGGTGACAGCTCCCATGATTATGCACCATGGGCATCTGCTGTCATAAAAGACATGGTG TTCTGTGAAGTAATAACTGTATCCTGGTTAAGACACCTGTCTGGTCAGGTTGTGCGCATCATGCTTGACTACACTGACAATGTGTCTTTTTGCACTAAGCTCAAAGACACCTTACAAGACCAGAAGCAGTGGCCAGAAATTTGTGACATTAAAA GAAACGCGAGAAGTCTGAAGCATCTGTGCCGGTTACATATACGACAGCATCTCAGCCGCCTTCGCTTGAGAGCTCCATATTTTATAAATTTCCTTCCACTTCCTCCAAGGCTGAAAGACTATCTGCGTTACAAGGAGTATGATGTCTACAACAGAGGGATCATGGGAGCCACATAG